Part of the Candidatus Binataceae bacterium genome, CCAGGGAAGGGCACGAGGTCGAAGTGATCGATCCGCGCTCGCTTAATCCGTTCGATCGTCCCGCGATAATCGAGTCGGTGAAAAAGACCGGCAAGATCGTTGTCGCCGAGGAGACTTACAAGACGCTTGGCGTCGGCGCGGAGATCGGTGCGATGCTGCTCGAGGAGGCGCTTGAATATCTCGATCGGCCGCTGAAGCGGGTGGCGATGCCCGATGTTCCGGTGCCGACCTCGACCGTGCTCGAGAAGTTCGTGATTCCCAGCGAGGAGAAAATTTATGCCGCCTGCCGCGAACTCCTGAGCTGAGCCGCGCGGGCGAAATCAGTTATGCCGTTTGTTATCCAGATGCCGAAGCTCGGTCACACGATGACCGAAGGGACCGTTCTCAAGTGGCACAAGCGGGAGGGCGAGACGATAAGTCTCGGGGAATCGATCCTCCAGGTCGAAACCGACAAGGCAGAAGTCGAAGTAGAATCGCCGACTGCGGGCGTACTCGCGCGGCGAATCGCCGACGAGGGCGAGGTCGTCCAGGTTGGGGAGCCGCTCGGCGAGATCGCGCAGGAAGGCGAGCATCTGATGGCGTCCGCGCCGCGCGCCGCCAAGGCGGCGCCGCCGACGCAGCCGCCGGCTGCAGCCGCGGCGCCGATGGCGCCGCGTCCGGGCGCGCCCGCGTTGGGCCGGCGCGTGCTCGCGTCGCCGCGCGCCAAGCGGCTCGCCGCTGAGCGCGGCGTCGACCTTGCCTCCGTCGGGGGCTCAGGCCCCGACGGCATGATCACAGAGGACGACGTGCGCGCCGCCGCCGCAGGCGGCGCCGCGCACCAGGGCGGCGCCGCGGCGCCCTCGCCGCCGCAGGCTGCCGCCGCGCAGGCACATGCGGCCCCGGCGGGTCCGCTTGCGCCCGCGCGGCGCGAGAAGCTCACGCGAGTGCAGTTCGTCGGCGCGCGCAATCTCACCCGCAGTTGGAGCGAAGTCCCGCACTTCGTGCAGATGGTCCGCGTCGATATGAGCCGCGCGCTCGATGCACGCCGCTCCCTCGCCGCGGGGGGCACGAAGGTCAGCGTCACGGACATTATCCTGATGGCGACCGTGCTCGCGCTCAAAGAGAATCCCCGCGTCAACGCGAGTTACAGCGAGGGCGAGATGCTGATCTACGATCGCATCAACCTGGGAGTCGCCGTCGATGCGCCCGACGGTCTGCTAGTGCCCGTCATCCACGATGCACAGACGCTCGACCTTGGCGGGCTGAGCTCGCGCAGCGCCGCGATCGCCGAGCGCGCGCGCAAGCGCCAGCTAGCCCCCGCCGATCTCGAGATGGCGACCTTCACCGTCTCGAACCTCGGCGCCTACGGCGTCGAGAACGGCACGCCCGTGATCTTCGCGCCGCAGGCGGCGCTGATGTTCGTCGGCGCGATTCGCGACGAGGTGTTGGCGATCGACGGCCGCGCCGAGGTACGACCTGCGATGCAGATCGCGATCGCCTACGACCATCGCGGAATCGACGGCGCGACCGCCTCGCGCTTCACGACCAAAGTTAAAGCGCTGCTTGAAGCTCCCGATTTTCTCGGCGTGT contains:
- a CDS encoding 2-oxo acid dehydrogenase subunit E2, whose product is MPFVIQMPKLGHTMTEGTVLKWHKREGETISLGESILQVETDKAEVEVESPTAGVLARRIADEGEVVQVGEPLGEIAQEGEHLMASAPRAAKAAPPTQPPAAAAAPMAPRPGAPALGRRVLASPRAKRLAAERGVDLASVGGSGPDGMITEDDVRAAAAGGAAHQGGAAAPSPPQAAAAQAHAAPAGPLAPARREKLTRVQFVGARNLTRSWSEVPHFVQMVRVDMSRALDARRSLAAGGTKVSVTDIILMATVLALKENPRVNASYSEGEMLIYDRINLGVAVDAPDGLLVPVIHDAQTLDLGGLSSRSAAIAERARKRQLAPADLEMATFTVSNLGAYGVENGTPVIFAPQAALMFVGAIRDEVLAIDGRAEVRPAMQIAIAYDHRGIDGATASRFTTKVKALLEAPDFLGVSTALNQAAAGRHRDVLVEAIGDSMRTSISYLGHRWSLDGEDATGPDPVSSFLGALGSCLLMSLRVAARVRKIQLGRASVHATANEKGHVKEIQVELKVETGADDERLHKLVEVAERGCHIRQLIRDEVSVAMTVARI